From Penicillium digitatum chromosome 5, complete sequence, one genomic window encodes:
- a CDS encoding putative hemerythrin-like protein encodes MLRRAFAILPPIPKPPLMTSPSRPKAESPKPLFSGNIKPTLQTFTEEAAAPSAHSRILPAIKHDHLELESHSNKLLSSTDPDEQTRFQNQFTWELARHLIGEELVVYPALIESLPDGQGLADKNRLEHRGVKHQLKAFQGLSSTDPRFVPTLKGLMRDLGIHARHEEDVDLPRLEKLLSKEESVELTKSLDRVKIFVPSRSHPLAPTEPFFETAVGLLTAPIDLLADLFRKWPDGKERKW; translated from the coding sequence ATGCTCCGGCGCGCCTTCGCTATCCTCCCTCCCATCCCCAAACCACCACTGATGACCTCCCCATCCCGACCAAAAGCCGAATCCCCCAAACCACTCTTCAGCGGCAACATAAAACCAACCCTGCAAACCTTCACCGAAGAAGCCGCAGCTCCATCCGCACACAGCCGCATCCTCCCCGCCATTAAACACGACCATTTAGAACTCGAATCCCACAGCAACAAACTCCTCTCCTCAACAGACCCAGACGAACAAACCCGATTCCAAAACCAGTTCACCTGGGAACTAGCCCGTCATCTAATCGGCGAGGAACTCGTCGTCTATCCCGCGCTCATCGAATCCCTCCCGGACGGACAGGGACTAGCAGATAAAAACAGACTCGAGCATCGGGGTGTTAAGCACCAGCTAAAAGCATTCCAGGGTCTTTCCTCTACAGATCCGAGATTCGTGCCTACACTGAAGGGGCTCATGCGTGATTTGGGGATCCATGCCAGACATGAGGAGGATGTGGATTTGCCCAGACTTGAGAAGTTGTTGTCCAAAGAGGAGAGTGTGGAATTGACCAAGTCGTTGGATAGGGTCAAGATCTTTGTTCCGTCGAGATCGCATCCGCTTGCGCCTACTGAGCCGTTCTTTGAGACTGCCGTTGGACTTTTGACGGCGCCGATTGATTTGTTGGCAGATTTGTTTCGGAAATGGCCTGATGGGAAGGAGAGGAAGTGGTag
- a CDS encoding ADP-L-glycero-D-manno-heptose-6-epimerase: MIVITGGAGFVGSSIVKELNNRGVTNVVVVDDMTDGSKFRNLVNCKVADYIDATTFREAIRTKTFPHRPRVIFHYGASSSVSETNGKKLLDTNFTYAKELFHWCKDQRGDFQEAPLNVYGYSKMLFDQYVVKNTDIRSPQIAGLRLFNVYGPGEQSRGTTPSMVYQFYKKRKSFKAIELFGEYAGVEAGQQRRDFVHVHDVARLNCWFLDHPEISGIYNVGTGVASSFHDVATEVASHFGNLQGYIKFVPFPTELKGKHQSYACANISKLRRAGSMLRFRGIKEGIKDYMEWLESPEGLAQIDYI, from the exons ATGATTGTCATCACCGGGGGCGCCGGCTTCGTTGGTTCAAGCATCGTCAAGGAGTTGAACAACCGGGGCGTCACTAATGTCGTGGTTGTTGACGACATGACTGATGGATCCAAGTTCCGCAACCTGGTCAACTGCAAAGTGGCTGACTACATCGATGCCACTACCTTCCGTGAAGCGATTCGGACCAAAACTTTTCCTCATCGTCCCCGCGTCATCTTCCACTATGGTGCAAGCTCTTCCGTCTCCGAGACCAATGGCAAGAAACTGCTTGATACCAACTTCACCTACGCCAAGGAACTCTTCCATTGGTGCAAGGACCAACGA GGAGACTTCCAAGAAGCCCCGCTGAACGTCTATGGATATTCAAAGATGCTGTTTGATCAGTACGTCGTCAAGAACACCGACATTCGCTCCCCTCAAATCGCGGGGCTCCGCCTGTTCAACGTCTATGGACCCGGAGAACAGAGTCGTGGGACAACACCTAGTATGGTCTACCAGTTCTACAAAAAGCGCAAGTCGTTTAAAGCCATTGAGCTCTTTGGGGAGTACGCTGGAGTCGAAGCGGGACAACAGAGGCGCGATTTTGTCCACGTTCACGACGTCGCCCGTCTGAACTGTTGGTTCCTGGATCACCCCGAGATCAGCGGTATTTACAATGTTGGCACTGGTGTTGCTAGCAGCTTCCACGATGTCGCTACCGAAGTTGCCAGCCACTTTGGCAATCTCCAGGGGTACATCAAATTTGTTCCCTTCCCCACCGAATTGAAAGGAAAACACCAGAGCTATGCCTGCGCTAATATCTCGAAGCTGCGTCGGGCTGGCTCTATGCTGCGGTTCCGTGGTATCAAGGAGGGCATTAAGGATTACATGGAGTGGCTCGAAAGCCCGGAAGGTCTGGCACAAATTGACTACATTTAG
- a CDS encoding deacetylase complex subunit Sds3, putative, producing MHVPSTVKLDTRDHLPQNSDTQETINPSKIRRRASQGSLRTRPSPVSRFLSKSSVAVNFPSWDQRASPGSPGSPYRLESRTRSVDSRLRLSTTVSRGHRPLAASPSWNSHYQSEYPATLPPTPPEEDMHVAWNPKSEMMLFDTHPHPGSLAMMNDNPSVENSSATGASDTFSSPSDGLSHRSSSSGGSPGPPDDMDCQQDIGSWLDHGIDLTASSLALCKTRSEAVKIVSQTLPYPRTSDQAASVSKVDSVFSSIVQAVHNHLQPGQSPYINVTHAVPEQFSLSNLPHSPPSTPRSPNAAEDYFNATVFSSAAVVGAYHDYRGPLQRQMSHAPVPIVPPGSVHISVLERYLPPTSAQEYRDLFCRTRPSFLVDRMSELSPNGGSLLFVYPTKKGASTFKSQYLGPILDPLLRQLVVVNELSADVGRYLGKVSSVSQMDDFATMKANIVALCESLSDNDSSSRYHVADAGRGDTHLDRSLWAEWFIHQEKARMKEVLSLYWQNGRRSSKSASSGCSGLMGNKEVTSSGLLSEICDGIRKRRYCEDSEPRDGIELGVFVIRRTN from the exons ATGCATGTCCCATCAACAGTGAAACTGGATACCAGAGACCATCTCCCCCAGAACTCAGATACACAGGAAACTATCAACCCCTCCAAGATTCGCCGACGGGCTTCACAAGGATCTCTTCGAACCAGACCATCCCCGGTATCTCGCTTTCTCTCCAAAAGTAGTGTTGCCGTGAACTTCCCATCGTGGGATCAACGTGCCTCTCCCGGTTCGCCTGGTTCGCCCTACCGTCTAGAGTCTCGCACGCGGTCGGTTGACTCTCGTCTTCGCCTTTCAACCACTGTGTCTCGCGGGCATAGGCCTTTGGCTGCTTCGCCTTCTTGGAACTCACACTATCAGTCTGAATACCCTGCCACATTGCCCCCTACGCCGCCAGAGGAAGACATGCACGTTGCGTGGAACCCCAAGTCCGAGATGATGTTGTTCGATACACACCCCCACCCGGGATCTTTGGCCATGATGAATGACAACCCGAGTGTGGAAAACTCCTCTGCGACTGGTGCTTCGGACACATTCAGCAGCCCATCGGATGGGCTTTCTCACAGGTCGTCCAGCTCTGGAGGCAGTCCTGGGCCCCCCGATGACATGGATTGTCAGCAAGACATTGGCTCTTGGCTGGATCATGGCATCGATCTGACTG CTTCATCACTTGCCCTCTGCAAGACACGAAGCGAGGCCGTCAAAATCGTTTCCCAGACTCTTCCATATCCCAGAACATCTGACCAGGCGGCATCAGTATCGAAAGTTGACAGCGTATTTTCCTCCATAGTACAGGCCGTCCACAATCACTTGCAGCCTGGCCAGTCACCCTATATCAATGTGACCCACGCAGTACCGGAGCAATTTAGCCTTTCGAATCTGCCCCACTCTCCTCCCAGCACTCCTCGTTCTCCCAATGCTGCTGAGGATTACTTCAACGCCACGGTTTTCTCCAGTGCAGCAGTTGTGGGTGCTTATCATGACTATCGTGGACCCCTCCAACGGCAGATGTCTCACGCCCCGGTGCCCATTGTTCCCCCTGGCAGCGTCCACATCTCGGTCCTCGAGCGCTATCTCCCCCCAACCTCTGCTCAAGAGTATCGCGACCTGTTTTGTCGTACACGACCATCTTTCCTTGTTGATCGTATGAGCGAGCTATCACCTAATGGCGgctctcttctctttgtgTATCCAACCAAGAAAGGTGCATCAACCTTCAAGTCCCAGTACCTGGGCCCCATCCTCGACCCCCTTCTCCGCCAGCTCGTTGTAGTGAATGAGTTGTCCGCAGACGTGGGGCGCTACCTCGGCAAGGTCTCTTCTGTCTCTCAAATGGACGACTTCGCCACCATGAAAGCGAACATCGTGGCACTCTGTGAATCATTGAGCGATAACGATTCCTCCTCCCGATACCATGTGGCCGATGCAGGGCGTGGAGACACCCACCTTGACCGCAGCCTCTGGGCCGAATGGTTCATCCACCAGGAGAAAGCCCGCATGAAGGAAGTCCTCAGCCTGTACTGGCAAAACGGCCGGCGCTCATCTAAGAGCGCAAGCTCCGGATGTTCAGGCCTGATGGGCAACAAGGAAGTCACATCTTCCGGGCTCCTAAGTGAGATCTGCGATGGCATCCGAAAGCGGCGCTATTGCGAGGACAGTGAACCTCGTGATGGTATTGAGCTTGGTGTCTTTGTGATTCGTCGAACGAATTAG
- a CDS encoding Glycoside hydrolase, superfamily has protein sequence MLSSLAFSVPLLLVGLQATAVAISPISAVGSKFFYENGTQFYIKGIAYQLTPSDPLVDTAQCKRDIARMSELGTNAIRVYHVDPHADHKGCMSALADAGIHLFVDLDTFNTQIEQTEPHWNQTQFDHFKEVLDEFQKFDNTAGVLVGNEVLTTADGSAAAPYVLAAARDIKAYRDKKGYREIPVGYSAADIADLRPMLQNYMACAQNASERLDFYSLNAYEWCGASSYEQSGYNMLQKNATDYPIPIFFSETGCNTPSPRTFEDQAAIFGDQMSDTWSGSIIYEWIEETNDYGLINYGPSVDAATATASSIEDGFTRKGTPTPVSPDFNNLKSQWATLHPTGVALSAYRKSASSLTAIECPASTSGGWAVDPSSPLPTLGQTFKKGSASTATAKNSKVTNVSSSVSPSASATKEGGAHAVTVGSPATERLLVGSLVLSGLLGIVAIWL, from the exons ATGTTATCATCCCTGGCATTTTCAGTGCCATTGCTACTTGTTGGCCTACAGGCTACGGCAGTGGCAATCTCACCGATTTCGGCTGTCGGCTCCAAGTTCTTCTACGAGAACGGAACCCAGTTCTACATCAAAG GCATTGCTTATCAGCTTACTCCCAGTGACCCGCTCGTCGACACTGCCCAATGCAAGCGTGACATCGCCCGAATGTCCGAACTGGGCACCAATGCGATCCGCGTGTACCACGTGGACCCCCATGCTGACCACAAGGGCTGTATGTCGGCGCTCGCAGATGCTG GAATCCACTTGTTCGTCGACTTGGACACTTTCAATACCCAGATTGAACAG ACCGAGCCTCACTGGAATCAGACCCAGTTTGATCACTTCAAGGAGGTGCTCGATGAGTTCCAAAAGTTCGACAACACTGCCGGCGTCTTGGTCGGAAATGAGGTACTCACCACGGCCGATGGTTCGGCTGCTGCTCCCTACGTTTTGGCGGCTGCTCGCGACATCAAGGCCTATCGTGATAAGAAGGGCTACCGTGAGATCCCCGTTGGGTACTCTGCAGCCGATATTGCCGATCTGAGACCCATGCTGCAAAACTATATGGCCTGTGCCCAGAACGCATCCGAACGCTTGGACTTTTATTCACTGAACGCCTACGAATGGTGCGGTGCATCCAGCTATGAGCAGTCTGGATACAACATGCTGCAGAAGAACGCGACGGATTACCCCATccccatcttcttctccgagACCGGGTGCAATACCCCTTCACCCCGCACCTTTGAGGATCAGGCTGCCATCTTTGGTGACCAAATGTCTGATACTTGGTCTGGATCGATCATCTATGAGTGGATTGAGGAAACCAATGACTATGGGTTGATCAATTATGGACCGTCCGTTGACGCTGCGACCGCGACCGCCAGCAGCATCGAGGACGGCTTTACCCGTAAGGGCACCCCGACGCCCGTGTCGCCTGATttcaacaacctcaagtCCCAGTGGGCTACTCTGCACCCGACCGGAGTCGCCCTTTCCGCCTATCGCAAGAGCGCATCCAGCCTCACCGCCATCGAGTGCCCTGCCTCGACCTCTGGTGGATGGGCAGTTGACCCAAGCTCGCCGCTTCCTACCTTGGGACAGACCTTTAAGAAGGGCTCTGCTTCCACAGCGACCGCTAAGAACAGCAAGGTTACTAATGTCAGTTCAAGCGTATCCCCCTCTGCATCGGCAACAAAGGAAGGCGGTGCTCACGCTGTGACCGTTGGCTCACCAGCGACTGAGCGCCTACTCGTTGGATCCTTGGTGCTGTCTGGCCTGCTGGGTATCGTCGCTATTTGGCTTTGA
- a CDS encoding Endoribonuclease L-PSP/chorismate mutase-like protein, with translation MASPFHISRHEQVELERNEAFQVMREQLRRQECGMERPSFCAGHRHSCTSTDQETFRLHRDIIHTLLVPLFLINHQAERIAARALPTQKGAEPERAFRGEARSAFAWLNCILTEEHDWYLTARCPACIVQHVLHSEPTIRFVAVASQLAGPRSGFQCWLNALETAVCEDPFWGDAFWPDIEERASRLTDGVQELVRQCYELSATLDNPSLAKTPVPVYGSRSASCTIPLKPSSFARKQVRLTREEQRYRSSLLWNCSPEMTQPLAGCTTATQSRRRSLTS, from the coding sequence ATGGCCTCCCCGTTCCACATCTCCCGACATGAACAAGTCGAGCTAGAGCGCAATGAAGCCTTTCAAGTAATGCGCGAACAACTTCGCCGCCAGGAATGCGGTATGGAGCGACCGAGTTTCTGCGCCGGCCACCGACACTCCTGCACTTCCACCGACCAAGAAACCTTCCGCCTCCACCGCGACATAATCCACACCCTCCTCGTGCCCCTCTTCCTCATCAACCACCAAGCCGAGCGCATCGCTGCCCGCGCCCTCCCGACTCAGAAAGGCGCTGAGCCCGAACGCGCCTTCCGCGGTGAAGCCCGCAGCGCCTTCGCCTGGCTGAACTGCATCCTCACCGAAGAACACGACTGGTACCTGACAGCTCGCTGCCCAGCCTGCATCGTCCAGCACGTGCTGCACTCGGAACCGACAATCCGATTCGTCGCCGTTGCCTCTCAGCTTGCAGGACCCCGCTCCGGATTCCAGTGCTGGCTGAACGCCCTCGAGACAGCCGTCTGCGAAGACCCTTTCTGGGGCGATGCCTTCTGGCCGGATATTGAGGAGCGCGCCTCTCGTCTGACTGACGGCGTGCAAGAGCTCGTGCGCCAGTGCTACGAGCTCAGCGCGACACTCGATAACCCGTCGCTCGCCAAGACCCCCGTGCCCGTCTACGGCAGTCGCTCCGCCTCCTGCACAATTCCCCTGAAGCCATCTAGTTTCGCGCGAAAACAGGTTCGTCTGACGCGCGAGGAGCAGAGATATCGCTCCTCGCTTTTGTGGAATTGCTCGCCGGAAATGACACAGCCCCTGGCTGGCTGCACCACTGCGACTCAGTCTCGGCGTCGGTCACTGACTTCATGA
- a CDS encoding Serine/threonine-protein kinase 33: MAQSEHTSLWWPEERIKSTLDAKYIVSRLRPENIPRLFELPDWGEGLTSETYMEWILTKAGRVFLILNAIGIPDRIFALVDESCDDDDLPIAEHSVDLLHLSPNGEDVALETSFFHAQWRFLVRGITEGDHVVYTENEGVPVEAVHTNTSSGIHGHDDTVDRVVLAGSVCRVYLRTQVQVGGAPHFFSSHEVLAEIRNLKSLSHEHLISVFASYLKDDSVSVLFTGGTADRNLHSFLTDEPISFKRLDKEQRRQTLITWPHCLASAVCWLHACGHSHGAIRPSNIFIDANFHICLGQFQALDSLLTPPRVNDLEAYNYSAPERWTRPAAPMQQRSAQPAQTLLQSGGRTKRRQRPVRPALAPLNENRPVSADHTRPSSAASKGTVTRVGRTESPSRFSLAFSSSSSSSGASSAASSTHTDATAMSPQPMKQRISSFWSRRTKNTPSAPSILSISTSSSNQSTLASPNFHSPDSSTLFSTPPLSLRHSKSAHSLASSSSTRPTHSTESPTDPHNPADIFCLAATTLDILTVLHKRTLTSFSTHRSARNRSAGRGGGIADASFHLAKNAVQVQSWIALLEGDALKRCRRDRRSDRAFWAVPKMLIVIRSMLDFESVKRPLAKRVRRGFADAITRERGRGNTDGMGTLHCVKGKRENEEGGEEGGQKGYGGLEVIREIGAGRSAVSVSSTPLEVSKWSVCESVSEFDFGFGDAGSESESNVEGEEEDLSEFEEPEIRVEQVSPQLYLPELDMSITGIEELTFKT, translated from the coding sequence ATGGCTCAGTCTGAACACACCTCACTATGGTGGCCCGAAGAGCGCATCAAATCCACGCTCGATGCAAAGTACATCGTCAGTCGGCTCCGACCGGAGAACATCCCGCGCCTGTTTGAATTGCCAGACTGGGGCGAAGGCTTGACCAGCGAGACGTACATGGAATGGATCCTCACAAAAGCCGGCCGTGTTTTTTTGATCCTCAATGCTATTGGCATTCCCGATCGGATCTTCGCGCTAGTCGACGAATCCTGTGACGATGACGATCTACCGATCGCCGAGCATAGCGTCGATCTCCTACACTTGTCCCCCAATGGAGAAGACGTCGCCCTCGAGACGAGTTTCTTTCATGCGCAATGGCGCTTCCTGGTGCGTGGAATAACGGAGGGGGATCATGTCGTCTATACCGAAAATGAGGGCGTCCCAGTTGAGGCGGTCCACACCAATACTAGCAGTGGAATACACGGGCATGATGACACGGTCGACAGGGTCGTCCTCGCCGGCTCGGTCTGTCGAGTCTACTTGCGGACCCAAGTGCAAGTGGGCGGCGCACCACATTTCTTCTCGTCTCACGAGGTTCTCGCCGAGATTCGCAATCTAAAAAGCCTGTCACACGAACACCTTATCTCCGTCTTTGCCTCGTATTTGAAAGACGACAGCGTCTCCGTGCTCTTTACCGGTGGCACAGCAGATCGGAATTTACACAGCTTCCTGACAGATGAGCCGATATCCTTTAAACGGCTGGACAAAGAGCAACGTCGCCAGACCTTGATCACCTGGCCCCACTGTCTTGCATCCGCAGTCTGCTGGCTGCATGCATGCGGCCACTCCCACGGCGCAATCCGCCCATCCAACATCTTCATCGACGCAAATTTTCACATCTGCCTCGGCCAATTTCAAGCACTCGACTCACTCCTGACCCCACCACGTGTCAACGACCTCGAGGCATACAATTACTCTGCCCCCGAGCGCTGGACTCGTCCCGCAGCTCCAATGCAACAAAGGTCCGCCCAGCCAGCCCAGACCCTGCTCCAATCGGGAGGACGTACAAAGCGCAGACAACGGCCTGTTCGTCCAGCCCTAGCCCCGTTGAACGAAAACCGACCTGTATCTGCAGACCACACAAGACCAAGCTCAGCCGCCTCGAAAGGGACAGTGACCCGCGTCGGCCGAACAGAGTCACCATCACGTTTCTCCCTCGCcttctcatcctcctcttcctcctccggGGCCTCCTCAGCAGCCTCATCCACCCACACAGACGCAACAGCAATGTCCCCACAACCAATGAAACAACGCATCTCATCCTTCTGGTCCCGAAGAACAAAGAATACTCCCTCAGCGCCATCAATCCTTTCAATCTCTACTTCCTCCTCAAACCAATCAACTTTGGCATCTCCAAACTTCCATTCCCCCGATTCCTCCACCCTCTTCTCAACCCCACCTTTGTCCCTCCGCCACTCCAAATCCGCCCACTCCCtcgcatcatcatcatccacaAGGCCTACCCACTCCACCGAATCACCGACTGATCCCCACAACCCGGCAGATATCTTCTGTCTCGCAGCAACAACCCTGGACATCCTAACCGTCCTACACAAACGAACCCTCACATCCTTCAGCACGCACCGCAGCGCCCGAAACCGATCCGCAGGTCGCGGCGGCGGGATAGCAGATGCATCCTTCCATCTTGCCAAAAATGCCGTGCAGGTTCAGTCTTGGATTGCGTTGTTGGAAGGCGATGCATTGAAGCGTTGTCGACGAGACCGACGCTCCGATCGTGCATTCTGGGCTGTGCCAAAGATGTTGATCGTGATTCGGTCCATGCTTGATTTTGAGAGTGTGAAGAGACCGCTTGCGAAACGCGTTCGGAGAGGGTTTGCCGATGCGATCACTCGAGAACGGGGTCGGGGGAATACGGATGGGATGGGGACTTTGCATTGTGTTAAGGGAAAACGGGAGAATGAGGAGGgaggggaggaggggggacAGAAGGGGTATGGGGGATTAGAGGTCATTCGGGAGATAGGGGCTGGGAGGAGCGCTGTTTCGGTTTCTTCTACTCCGTTGGAAGTTTCCAAGTGGTCAGTTTGCGAGTCGGTTTCGGAATTCGATTTTGGGTTTGGGGATGCTGGGAGTGAGAGTGAGAGTAATGTTGAGGGtgaggaagaagatctgTCGGAGTTCGAAGAACCGGAGATACGAGTGGAACAGGTCTCGCCTCAACTGTATCTGCCAGAGTTGGATATGAGCATCACTGGAATTGAAGAGCTGACGTTTAAGACTTAG
- a CDS encoding Deacetylase complex subunit Sds3, putative, with product MSYPNPPPLSPGGGAGGAPSKRDKRRTALQERLQELTGQFSNNRDIQFRQQLHALQCDMTLINNADPYVTGPLPDSAESIAALIEETVGGGSKFAKEMAGLAGSWYSRFVQQVNEIKEKRDAELVMAMNNYNNVMERQQRDRDFRTYFAQEEFRHLSSTLRERLVQNISGKRARLMREKEQLDIADTNALLLHPNQFSITNPASPGGIHSNRKTTRHTRHRVDLDELGNGFMSELNKRKRKAPEEETGSPARDAGDATPAKRNKAEVTKEQVAPTYSIHSLFTDKELNAHANQAHLAAIHFFSTSRRPDHGSGTVTNGNNTDAEDTPEGTGHEDNGTPSAADMMRTASHNFHATRSTRTTAAHSALSALADLADKPATRPILPYHVLSNHHARPNGNAPPLTSLMNEEVDDDCARISRLASKPPNWIDASLVELVAAPLPTSAELVDGHPADPAVFGQLHPDFSPAMGIDWTPTLHHPGFEMFQPAAMERERSRKRTRNH from the exons ATGTCCTACCCAAACCCTCCGCCCCTCAGCCCCGGTGGCGGGGCTGGCGGAGCGCCTTCGAAACGCGATAAACGGCGTACCGCGCTCCAGGAACGGCTCCAGGAACTGACAGGTCAGTTCAGCAACAACCGGGACATCCAGTTTCGTCAGCAGTTGCACGCACTCCAGTGCGATATGACGCTGATCAACAATGCTGATCCCTACGTGACTGGACCGCTCCCAGACTCTGCGGAAAGCATTGCAGCATTGATTGAGGAAACTGTTGGTGGAGGCAGCAAGTTTGCGAAAGAAATGGCTGGCCTTGCTGGATCCTGGTATTCCAGGTTTGTGCAACAGGTTAATgagatcaaggagaagagGGACGCAGAATTGGTCATGGCCATG AACAACTACAACAATGTTATGGAGAGACAACAGCGGGACCGTGACTTTCGCACTTACTTCGCACAGGAAGAATTCCGTCATCTGTCTTCTACCCTTCGAGAGCGATTGGTGCAGAATATCTCCGGCAAGCGTGCCCGTCTGATGCGTGAAAAGGAGCAGCTCGACATTGCCGACACCAATgccctcctcctccacccCAATCAGTTCAGCATCACAAACCCTGCCAGCCCTGGTGGTATCCACAGTAACCGCAAGACAACTCGGCACACCCGTCATCGCGTTGACCTCGACGAGCTGGGCAATGGTTTCATGTCGGAATTGAACAAGCGCAAGCGGAAGGCTCCAGAGGAGGAAACTGGATCGCCTGCGCGGGACGCGGGCGATGCCACTCCCGCGAAGCGCAACAAAGCCGAGGTCACAAAGGAGCAGGTGGCACCAACCTACTCGATCCACTCCCTCTTCACCGACAAGGAACTTAATGCACACGCAAACCAGGCACACCTGGCGGCTATCCACTTCTTCTCTACTTCCAGGCGCCCAGACCACGGATCCGGCACTGTGACAAACGGTAACAACACCGACGCCGAGGATACCCCCGAAGGCACAGGCCACGAAGATAACGGCACCCCGAGTGCAGCCGACATGATGCGCACCGCCAGCCACAACTTCCACGCCACCAGATCCACCCGCACCACCGCCGCACATAGCGCTCTGAGCGCCCTAGCCGACCTGGCTGATAAGCCCGCCACCCGCCCAATCCTCCCCTACCACGTCCTCTCCAACCACCATGCACGACCCAACGGGAACGCACCCCCATTGACCTCCCTCATGAACGAGGAAGTCGACGACGACTGCGCGCGTATCAGCCGTCTCGCTAGTAAACCACCCAATTGGATCGACGCATCTCTCGTCGAACTCGTGGCCGCACCCCTTCCTACTTCCGCAGAGCTGGTCGATGGCCACCCTGCCGATCCCGCTGTCTTCGGCCAGCTACACCCGGATTTCTCACCCGCCATGGGTATTGACTGGACTCCTACCCTCCACCACCCGGGCTTCGAGATGTTCCAGCCTGCTGCCATGGAACGCGAGCGCAGTCGAAAGCGGACCCGCAACCACTAG